A window of the Bradyrhizobium diazoefficiens genome harbors these coding sequences:
- the fliI gene encoding flagellar protein export ATPase FliI: MNALRQLEWALLELQQSTPLASVSGAISEIAPTHFRVSGLSRAVKLGELIGVHSGGKPQIGEVVRIDSDGIVAKPFDRQFAGGLGSVAYRMPALSFAPDPSWKGRVINALGAPLDGMGPLTPGSRAVSAETDAPPAMKRARVHKPLRTGVRVIDLFAPICAGQRVGIFAGSGVGKSTLLAMLARSQGFDTVVLALVGERGREVREFIEDVLGNDRNRSVTIVSTGDESPMMRRLAPKTAMAVAEYFRDRGESVLLVVDSITRFAHAAREVALAAGEPAVARGYAPTVFTDLPRLLERAGPGEEGSGTITGIFSVLVDGDDHNEPIADTIRSTLDGHIVLSRHIADQARYPAVDVLASVSRLAHNVWDPEERELVSKLRTLIAKYEDTRDLRLMGGYQAGRDSGLDQAVDMVPRIYNAMRQDASAPPSADPFRELRDMLKGD, from the coding sequence TTGAACGCTCTTCGTCAACTTGAGTGGGCGCTGCTCGAGCTCCAGCAGAGTACGCCGCTGGCAAGCGTCAGCGGCGCGATCTCCGAGATCGCGCCGACGCATTTCCGCGTCTCCGGCCTGTCGCGCGCCGTCAAGCTCGGCGAGCTGATCGGTGTCCATTCCGGCGGCAAGCCCCAGATCGGCGAGGTGGTGCGGATCGACAGCGACGGCATCGTCGCAAAGCCGTTCGACCGGCAATTCGCCGGCGGGCTCGGCTCGGTCGCCTACCGCATGCCGGCCTTGTCGTTCGCGCCGGATCCGAGCTGGAAGGGCCGCGTCATCAATGCGCTCGGCGCGCCCCTGGACGGAATGGGTCCGCTCACCCCGGGATCGCGTGCGGTCTCGGCGGAGACGGACGCGCCGCCGGCGATGAAGCGGGCGCGCGTCCACAAGCCGCTGCGCACCGGCGTCCGCGTCATCGATCTGTTTGCGCCGATCTGCGCCGGCCAGCGCGTCGGCATCTTTGCCGGCTCCGGCGTCGGCAAATCGACGCTGCTCGCGATGCTCGCCCGCAGCCAGGGTTTTGACACCGTCGTGCTGGCTTTGGTCGGCGAGCGCGGCCGCGAGGTGCGCGAATTCATCGAGGACGTGCTCGGCAACGACCGCAACCGCTCTGTCACCATCGTATCGACCGGTGATGAAAGCCCGATGATGCGGCGGCTGGCGCCGAAGACGGCAATGGCCGTGGCCGAATATTTCCGCGACCGCGGCGAATCGGTGCTGCTCGTGGTCGATTCGATCACCCGTTTCGCCCACGCCGCCCGCGAGGTCGCCCTTGCAGCCGGCGAGCCCGCGGTGGCGCGCGGTTATGCACCGACGGTTTTCACCGACCTGCCGCGCCTGCTGGAGCGCGCCGGACCCGGCGAGGAAGGATCCGGGACCATCACCGGCATCTTCTCCGTGCTGGTCGACGGCGACGACCATAACGAGCCGATCGCCGACACCATCCGCAGCACATTGGACGGGCACATCGTGCTCTCCAGGCACATTGCGGACCAGGCGCGCTATCCCGCCGTCGACGTGCTGGCCTCGGTTTCCCGCCTCGCCCACAACGTCTGGGACCCCGAGGAGCGTGAATTGGTCAGCAAACTGCGCACCCTGATCGCCAAATACGAGGACACCCGCGACCTTCGCCTGATGGGCGGATACCAGGCGGGACGTGATTCGGGGCTCGACCAGGCGGTCGACATGGTCCCGCGAATCTACAACGCCATGCGCCAGGACGCCTCCGCTCCGCCGAGCGCCGATCCGTTCCGCGAGCTCAGGGACATGCTCAAGGGCGACTAG
- a CDS encoding DUF1217 domain-containing protein, with amino-acid sequence MLSTIADYTRLTTDMSKSLTQVEQQPDVSRDTAYYLANIGNVKSIDDFLNNYKLYSYAMKAYGLDDMIYAKAFMRKVLTEGITDKDAFANKLSDSRYRDFAAAFNFAALGANATQSTAATTGTTSQYATQTLEQDAGDQNEGLRLALYFTRKVSSITSPYQILADKALTQVVQTAMGWSSTISSSDIDMQAKMITDKINLADFQDPTKVTKFVQRFAAMWDAIQAQSDTSTNPALVLITGASTSSTSMDTDLLTTLQNIKFNR; translated from the coding sequence ATGCTATCCACGATCGCGGATTACACCAGACTGACCACGGACATGAGCAAGTCGCTGACTCAGGTCGAGCAGCAACCTGACGTCAGCCGCGATACCGCCTACTACCTGGCCAATATCGGCAACGTGAAGAGCATCGACGATTTCCTCAACAACTATAAGCTCTACTCCTATGCAATGAAGGCCTACGGCCTGGACGACATGATCTACGCCAAGGCGTTCATGCGGAAGGTGCTGACCGAAGGCATCACGGACAAGGACGCCTTTGCCAACAAGCTGAGCGACAGCCGCTACCGGGACTTCGCCGCCGCCTTCAACTTCGCGGCGCTCGGCGCCAATGCGACCCAGAGCACCGCGGCCACGACCGGCACGACCAGCCAATATGCCACCCAGACATTGGAGCAGGATGCCGGCGACCAGAACGAGGGTCTGCGGCTTGCGCTCTACTTCACGCGCAAGGTCTCCTCGATCACGAGCCCCTACCAGATCCTCGCCGACAAGGCCCTGACCCAGGTGGTGCAGACCGCGATGGGCTGGTCGTCGACGATCTCATCGTCCGACATCGACATGCAGGCCAAGATGATCACCGACAAGATCAATCTCGCCGATTTCCAGGACCCGACCAAGGTCACCAAGTTCGTGCAGCGCTTCGCCGCGATGTGGGACGCGATCCAGGCCCAGAGCGACACCTCGACCAACCCCGCGCTGGTCCTGATCACCGGCGCGTCGACGTCGTCGACCAGCATGGACACCGACTTGCTCACGACACTTCAGAACATCAAGTTCAACAGGTAA
- the motA gene encoding flagellar motor stator protein MotA encodes MLSFVGIFITVAALLGGFAAMGGHLAVLMQPWEFVIIVGTAVGTFIVANPWKTVVDTGVACMQAITGAVPGERYYLDLLGALHALMRELRGKGRNEVEAHIDDPSSSEIFKAFPSVLGDPALLQFICDYVRLIIMGNARTHEIEALMDEEIHTIVKSKLTPYHALVTVSEALPALGIVAAVLGVIKAMGALDQSPKLLGGFIGAALVGTFAGIFLSYGIISPFALKIKMTREKKCRPYIIVKQTLLAFMNGAMPQIAVEHGRKMIASGERPSIDVVENETIAGPKAVVTDAEPKAARA; translated from the coding sequence TTGCTCAGTTTCGTGGGGATTTTCATCACGGTGGCAGCACTGCTCGGCGGATTTGCCGCCATGGGCGGCCATCTGGCCGTGCTGATGCAGCCGTGGGAATTCGTGATCATCGTGGGCACCGCGGTCGGCACCTTCATCGTGGCCAATCCGTGGAAGACGGTCGTCGATACCGGGGTGGCCTGCATGCAGGCGATCACCGGCGCGGTGCCGGGTGAGCGCTATTATCTCGATCTGCTCGGGGCGCTCCATGCTCTGATGCGCGAGTTGCGCGGCAAAGGCCGCAACGAGGTCGAAGCGCATATCGACGATCCCTCGTCCTCGGAGATCTTCAAGGCGTTCCCGAGCGTGCTCGGCGATCCGGCGTTGCTCCAGTTCATCTGCGATTATGTTCGCCTCATCATCATGGGCAATGCGCGCACCCATGAGATCGAAGCGCTCATGGACGAGGAGATCCACACCATCGTGAAGAGCAAGCTGACGCCCTACCATGCGCTGGTGACGGTGTCCGAGGCGCTGCCGGCGCTCGGTATCGTTGCCGCCGTGCTCGGCGTCATCAAGGCCATGGGTGCGCTCGATCAGTCGCCGAAACTGCTCGGCGGCTTCATCGGCGCGGCGCTAGTCGGCACTTTCGCCGGCATCTTCCTGTCCTACGGCATCATTTCGCCCTTCGCGCTGAAGATCAAAATGACGCGCGAGAAGAAGTGCCGGCCCTACATCATCGTCAAGCAGACGCTGCTCGCGTTCATGAATGGCGCCATGCCGCAGATCGCGGTCGAGCACGGCCGCAAGATGATCGCGAGCGGTGAGCGGCCCTCGATCGACGTCGTCGAGAACGAGACGATCGCGGGTCCAAAAGCCGTCGTGACTGACGCTGAACCCAAGGCCGCACGCGCATGA
- a CDS encoding MarR family winged helix-turn-helix transcriptional regulator has protein sequence MPLAREAVELLVQAARAWYFEGNQHGLRDREWMALRFLGRANRFSRTPSALAGFIGATRATASQIVKTLESKSFLVRKPSQEDKRSVVLHVTAQGEKCLSQHDPINHVVNAVSALETDERLRLRDSLREVLNHLDAAHQRLDASICRDCMFLAERSPGTGKGRATAEFMCRLYRAPISLEETELLCTSFERTRDRPKIEEHLDRARVASQS, from the coding sequence ATGCCGTTGGCACGCGAAGCCGTCGAGCTGCTGGTTCAGGCGGCCAGAGCCTGGTATTTCGAAGGCAATCAACACGGGTTGCGCGATCGGGAATGGATGGCGCTGCGCTTTCTCGGCCGCGCCAATCGTTTCTCGCGCACACCATCGGCGCTGGCCGGTTTCATCGGCGCGACCAGGGCGACCGCATCTCAGATCGTGAAGACGCTCGAGAGCAAATCCTTCCTGGTGCGGAAACCGTCGCAGGAAGACAAGCGTTCTGTCGTGCTCCACGTCACCGCGCAGGGCGAGAAATGCTTGAGCCAGCACGATCCGATCAATCACGTTGTCAACGCAGTCAGTGCCCTCGAGACGGACGAACGCCTCCGGCTGCGCGACTCGCTCCGCGAGGTTCTCAATCATCTCGACGCAGCCCATCAGCGGCTCGATGCCAGCATTTGTCGCGATTGCATGTTCCTGGCCGAGCGCAGCCCCGGCACCGGCAAGGGTCGCGCCACCGCCGAGTTCATGTGCCGGCTGTATCGCGCGCCCATCTCGCTCGAGGAGACGGAGCTGCTCTGCACCAGCTTCGAGCGCACCCGTGACCGCCCCAAGATCGAGGAGCATCTCGATCGCGCGCGCGTCGCAAGCCAGAGTTGA
- a CDS encoding flagellar motor switch protein FliM, producing the protein MTMQDVETDQRKQLPNYLLDAAGISIERMPMLNVIFDRMAASCTDSLQPIAGTPCYFSVNGIVNDRVGDIIKDYEGNAVAAVLYAEQWDSRVIIVLDRDFVFTMVEAMFGSDGAEPPLDVERSFSNIEIRLVQALFERFAKALQTAFAGTSNVTFRVERVETAMASLAIGRSGNMSICANIMLQALYRGGQMFLIVPHSALNPLRQKLAHVVVSDGRAADPRWREQMESEVHRTEVTLSAVLDEKMISLEDVVKFKVGQVLELEATPRTLARLESNNQVLFWCQIGQLDGYYAMQVADPVDQKREFVDDILSR; encoded by the coding sequence ATGACGATGCAAGACGTCGAGACCGATCAGCGGAAGCAGCTGCCGAACTACCTGCTGGACGCAGCCGGCATCTCGATCGAACGCATGCCGATGCTCAATGTGATCTTCGATCGCATGGCAGCATCGTGCACGGACAGTCTGCAGCCGATAGCCGGAACACCCTGCTACTTCTCGGTCAATGGCATCGTCAACGACCGGGTCGGCGATATTATCAAGGACTACGAGGGCAACGCGGTCGCGGCCGTGCTCTACGCCGAACAGTGGGACTCCCGCGTCATCATCGTGCTCGACCGCGATTTCGTGTTCACGATGGTCGAAGCGATGTTCGGCTCCGACGGCGCCGAACCTCCACTCGACGTCGAGCGTTCGTTCTCGAATATCGAGATTCGCCTGGTCCAGGCGCTGTTCGAGCGGTTCGCCAAGGCGCTGCAAACCGCTTTCGCCGGCACCTCCAACGTCACCTTCCGTGTCGAGCGGGTCGAGACCGCCATGGCGTCGCTGGCGATCGGGCGGAGCGGCAACATGTCGATCTGCGCCAACATCATGCTGCAGGCGCTCTACCGCGGCGGCCAGATGTTCCTGATCGTTCCGCACTCCGCGCTCAACCCGCTGCGGCAGAAGCTCGCCCACGTCGTCGTCAGCGACGGTCGTGCGGCCGACCCGCGCTGGCGCGAGCAGATGGAGAGCGAGGTTCACCGCACCGAGGTGACGCTGAGCGCGGTGCTCGACGAGAAGATGATATCCCTCGAGGACGTCGTGAAGTTCAAGGTCGGACAGGTGCTCGAGCTCGAAGCCACGCCGCGCACGCTGGCGCGGCTCGAGAGCAACAACCAGGTGCTGTTCTGGTGCCAGATCGGCCAGCTAGATGGCTACTACGCCATGCAGGTGGCAGATCCCGTCGATCAGAAGCGGGAGTTCGTCGATGATATCCTATCTCGTTGA
- the flgF gene encoding flagellar basal-body rod protein FlgF, which yields MQSALYVGLSAQVALEKRLQTIANNVANVNTAGFRTDVVKFETVLSKAAATPVAFSSPGENIISREAGNITETGNPLDVAVVGQGWIAFAGPNGTVYTRDGRLQLAANGDLQTVSGFPVIDSGGAQISLDPNGGPVSISRSGTITQDNNEIGTIGLFNIPADANLDRYGNSSVTPDRPATAIGDFSRDGFKQGYVEGSSANPMMELTKLMSASRAFDSTNSLIDGTESTLRNAIQTLGDPSK from the coding sequence ATGCAATCGGCTCTTTATGTGGGATTGTCGGCCCAGGTCGCGCTCGAAAAGCGCCTCCAGACGATCGCCAACAATGTCGCCAACGTCAACACGGCCGGCTTTCGCACCGACGTGGTGAAATTCGAGACGGTGTTGTCCAAGGCTGCCGCGACCCCGGTCGCGTTCTCCTCGCCCGGCGAGAACATCATCTCGCGCGAAGCCGGCAACATCACCGAGACCGGCAACCCGCTCGACGTCGCCGTGGTCGGACAGGGCTGGATCGCCTTCGCCGGCCCCAACGGCACGGTCTATACCCGCGACGGCCGGCTCCAACTCGCCGCCAACGGCGACCTTCAAACGGTGTCGGGCTTCCCCGTCATCGATTCCGGCGGTGCGCAGATCTCGCTCGACCCGAACGGCGGACCGGTCTCGATCTCGCGCAGCGGTACCATCACCCAGGACAACAACGAGATCGGCACCATCGGCCTGTTCAACATTCCGGCGGACGCCAACCTCGACCGCTACGGCAATTCCAGCGTCACGCCCGACCGGCCCGCGACCGCCATCGGCGATTTCAGCCGGGACGGCTTCAAGCAGGGCTATGTCGAGGGCTCCAGCGCCAATCCGATGATGGAATTGACAAAGCTGATGTCGGCCTCCCGCGCCTTCGACAGCACCAACTCGCTGATCGATGGCACCGAGAGCACGCTCCGGAATGCAATTCAGACGCTGGGCGATCCCAGCAAGTAG